One segment of Anopheles stephensi strain Indian chromosome 3, UCI_ANSTEP_V1.0, whole genome shotgun sequence DNA contains the following:
- the LOC118512292 gene encoding protein furry isoform X3 translates to MFERGSLSGKLLRIVARFGHALALLSPAQSQHTSEPTNGGLNQQQNSTTHHESTGSSSVGAGGPTSDSVRSTPKLSNERASKNGSQMQLAQLAPASASGAAGLSGANSSAVDDGDTITVIERPVNIETSDASKSPLSASTTATSVRLSLLPWNSHNRSAILSGAGGAGGMATTIDMMAASDGTLRPGEIVMRTLFTDFTVQAEKKIESVLLDGSDKNLPKLLQRGEDYQFDQLLQALGSVAEHCLPSLLKALLAWHKHQICDKNIKRDLQTGASSTTHHPANKSGLDLDYQLLRREAAVEFIFCLALIEILRQFPFHPGHDDITKQIENLAFRQFKYKEGAQTAPNANDCYRIADLYAEVVGVLAQSRFSSVRKRFMTELKELRSKEPSPFTTHSIISLLMGMKFFRVKMAPIEEFEASFQFMHECAQYFLEVKDKDIKHAMAGLFVEILVPVAATVKNEVNVPCVKNFIDLLYSQTLDACTKSKHKLALFPLVTCLLCVSQKSFFLSNWHCFLAMCLSNLKNKDPKMSRVALESLYRLLWVYIIRIKCESNSATHSRLQSIVNSLFPRGSKAVVPRDTPLNIFVKIIQFIAQERLDFAMREIVFELLCVGRPIKIIMTPERMSIGLRAFMVVADSLQQKDGEPPMPRTVGVLPSGNTLRVKKTYLNKMLTEDTARSIGMSNYFPHVRRVFVDILRALDIHCGRPLMMTVIQNQNKEFDEMLTGERKPRIDLFRTCIAAVPRLTPDNMTGHELVDMLSRLTIHMDEELRGLAHQSLQTLVCDFPEWRQDVIQGFSQFLARDVVDTFPQLLDNGLRMLYAFLTVWRNLLGPGSNSNSNNNTLNTKGTGGAAVAASGQPVGGLAGVGRATNQQDLGLLKPNLPQTGVNASLNAATINSNSSGSSGISSITQTTTITAGAIGGVGTSSSSGMGGTAGTGGTSESATASSSHVPGGKKGHELPLATTMHMVEGLALVMLCNCRSQPRKFAVSILKEVKVLKKLLGIPETEPALIDVIDKCCPQVLEKCLHMLPQTDRTAMLNANVIDLQWIVDRNSGVWTTGHVEESTKASTLTLCLSQSALGQAYDPWSVCLFGFMERTRVLQHCPSVVAQAWPICYQRVTSLFNVIDPTPVSDNRASLLRSSAPTKKPPSEAQRDSLAHLWKNQVALAMRLIPQMPSVAVRCASPDLSLSLHDQSDSRSLSDSLDNIPSSVFGPEGIVTRFTLPLSYGRKDARHKRQGSSPDSLSADRSDKSSGTTASPVALYKLVIPLLRCEVVDIRDAAVNALGMINHDALKDLMEELVVYIREAIDRKQENMRRRRRRDALRLQLVRVLEKIAENGTFGISQFVLERETMSLHPTFVEYIDGARLYLETETDGKDSSSMREVKTHFCDFIRKMIKNFSLESCGTLLSRELKRNLVNLFVGWSGTAYALPFAHGHHGSSHHHGSHHGVGGGGSGGGSIGGIGSGVSGIGSGTIGASVWGSSSTTSGIGSAGNTSAGTIAAEEEKLQFSALQAMSAVLCCGPCFDPGHLAEDGAIYSWLDMLMTSKDEKIYELAKETVVLLLESNPDIGQLLEWVIDRCYTASPREADACFLALAVIFSAREYPCDHYTSVINVTLLMTGCPRVEVHSTALQLLQILDKRFFGNVGPLHNESDREPDKIGTLDAVLSGAYCRSQMYLSRQIARLRPELTMSMFSEITYRFQTARAEARALLLQCLLPWLENVELVASSVPPATPLSYIMYYPDSGTRGRREGSGSTEATEMILNNLFYITAKFADSHPYIEELWGTLCQFWPNNLKVILRYLLIISGMAPNELLANAKRVALYLARSCTNRLLDELMSELQTVETLNCLIERTETPPFYRLTSMRKASSHSDGPASGNNDPKVQDVDVEKGTIHTKRHSGEDPIKSGTCKSDSALRTFANAYRPPRGSDKIRTASGPCVLPRHEDVMMMMNEPEMNQEDNFVQIRTEQPTAPHPLPMPEYGGYFAPLTEFLPDTNIPISGFHRCNVAVMLLTDIVVDGIPGLDWTLHVPLMLHILFLGLDHTRRIVRDHCKKLLLNLLIVLAEHNDHLTVAKILLNSDTSKLRLGIVVPSLPVIDHNFTEPDQEFDSYLFGLNGGTGQQSILSPASNQPNEETPAVPMIVTEENAPPQPGPTMPTAHVIKSLIKFLSNESSQQQPLWNYEDITAKVWSIKSADQLQCFLRHIVKAFTDSYPHARIPERWAQTALQLGLSCSSRHYAGRSLQVFRSLNVPINSRMLSDILSRLIETVAEQGEDMQGYVTELLLTLEAAVDSLDSDFRPLDVMKDIFKSTPNLNNKEGVISGMYSGSKRSGDGGIAGGSPGQSLHNATSGGHTRSTSYSISYCSRKAANSPIDKQIELRNRNAALEIERNAAKFGAGQASLSRSRSAQSLKLLGDTATQDDKMTILAQLFWLAVSLLESDYEHEFLLALRLLTRVLHRLPLDRPDARDKVEKLQQQLKWSTYPGVHALLLKGCTHSGTYEASIALLSQLTPLLNLPVCDPTQSCAFPMNVIALLPYMLLHYEDANEICIRSAENIAQVASEMGLKLENLGTVMTLYSRKTFSKESFQWTKCVVKYLYDTYAHMGLHMLAFLTEVLEKGWVQVQLQVLSVIHCMLHYVDLSAVTVQPIAGDMLRIISKYLDSPNWKEALKILKFVVTRSSSLQVVPQSSEGGGGGGGGGSSFANLHGSFSDSEVFCKKELAGRTMEFSFDVSQTPLIGRKLLLKSDNETGAAIGGGAQMGGKAFNGSSNVTGSGAHYGHAGTPNSPRRSASLSPADTAPLSGWKRPWMSQGRVREGLVNLLTTCGQRVGLPKSPSDDIISSLYSKVIFSQSSDLLERQSSAASSTDETSGAQQDLSGGSKRDDGAPDFGVFKDFDFLEYESESIEGESTDNFNWGVRRRPLSEGENEPHSLSAGGARTSHSSNIDESLSEKTPIFNRRKRPNADDSSDEEVESESPLDEEPRPIFSKAAYLSGPPTSLSLRERRHRRDSVSRSDTSGSSAGDLGDITPCNASPHLPGMHPFRTGPIRDESVDVWRRNLVALLVNQPSSHAPDLLNQMFRLMKELTVRSIAISKECMRYFTGCGVQLGHRISVLSDLLVTRGDPPKIWYHQSLATTPRLFENLRYGVLEVQEHLETFFDRKETVLDSLDEVKASCKLALFTSDIDSANEGTGGSSAVVSLSTSTDPATAELLLDLGRGLYKLMFQLLLLIESDHKIAISVVQNLRQNEQMQDLSNLYMSVRGALLRCIDDAEMESLDTSTSTEGENTPTPSPGLPMNNSEFENILVELIDNQRWSAAINHVKQHKQMSNHSASNYNLPGVTTGSGGGVGGGGGSGGIVFTSGGNSNTAGVSACGGGDGLFSNLGTEFKTIDDLSLILNVYAHRLTKDRNDVFIVSRSEFELSEIYQILMENLLHVSSALSNMEISMKANTSSSSSTVTTMTTIPAVIGTGGGSGGSGSSIQPGMPGVPGNGHPTSQGNSGTGSLISSTQGASLPPPPPVLAPTNPFKDTVDIITTL, encoded by the exons ATGTTTGAACGCGGCAGCTTGTCTGGAAAATTGCTTAGAATAGTGGCTCGTTTTGGGCACGCACTTGCACTACTGTCCCCTGCAC AATCTCAACATACTAGTGAACCTACGAATGGGGGACTAAATCAGCAACAGAATTCCACGACCCATCATGAATCTACTGGCTCCAGCAGCGTCGGTGCTGGGGGTCCTACATCCGACAGCGTACGCAGCACCCCGAAGCTTAGCAACGAACGCGCCTCAAAGAATGGATCGCAAATGCAACTCGCCCAATTGGCACCAGCCAGCGCCAGCGGTGCAGCAGGTCTTTCCGGAGCAAACAGTTCAGCAGTAGACGACGGGGATACCATTACCGTGATCGAACGTCCGGTTAATATTGAAACTTCCGACGCATCGAAATCCCCCCTAAGCGCATCCACGACCGCCACCTCGGTGCGGCTTAGTTTGCTGCCCTGGAATAGCCACAACCGTTCAGCCATTCTGTCCGGTGCGGGCGGTGCCGGCGGAATGGCGACCACAATCGATATGATGGCCGCATCGGACGGTACGCTACGGCCGGGCGAAATCGTGATGCGTACCCTGTTCACGGACTTTACCGTGCAGGCGgagaagaaaattgagagCGTGCTGCTGGACGGTTCGGACAAAAATTTGCCAAAGCTACTGCAGCGCGGTGAAGACTATCAGTTTGATCAGCTTCTGCAGGCGCTCGGTTCGGTAGCGGAGCACTGTCTGCCGTCGCTGCTGAAGGCACTGCTCGCCTGGCACAAGCATCAAATATGCGACAAGAACATAAAGCGAGACCTGCAGACGGGGGCAAGCTCCACCACCCACCATCCGGCGAACAAATCGGGTCTGGACTTGGACTATCAACTGTTGCGCCGTGAGGCAGCGGTAGAGTTCATCTTTTGTCTCGCCCTCATCGAGATTCTGCGCCAATTTCCGTTCCACCCGGGGCACGACGACATTACGAAGCAGATCGAAAATCTTGCCTTTCGCCAGTTCAAGTACAAGGAAGGTGCGCAGACGGCACCGAACGCCAACGACTGCTACCGCATTGCCGATCTGTACGCGGAGGTGGTCGGTGTGCTTGCCCAGAGTCGATTTTCTTCCGTGCGGAAAAGATTCATGACCGAGCTGAAGGAGCTGCGCAGCAAGGAACCGAGCCCGTTCACGACGCACAGCATTATCAGCTTGCTGATGGGCATGAAGTTCTTCCGCGTGAAGATGGCCCCCATCGAGGAGTTCGAGGCATCGTTCCAGTTCATGCACGAATGCGCACAATACTTTCTAGAGGTAAAGGATAAGGACATAAAGCACGCGATGGCCGGTCTGTTTGTGGAGATTCTAGTCCCCGTAGCGGCCACGGTGAAGAACGAGGTGAACGTACCGTGCGTGAAAAACTTCATCGATCTGCTGTACTCGCAAACGCTGGACGCCTGCACCAAGTCCAAGCACAAGCTAGCGCTATTCCCGTTGGTGACCTGTTTGCTGTGCGTTTCGCAGAAATCGTTCTTTCTCAGCAACTGGCATTGCTTTCTGGCCATGTGCCTGAGCAATCTGAAAAACAAAGATCCCAAAATGAGTCGCGTTGCGCTCGAATCGTTGTACCGGTTGCTGTGGGTGTACATTATCCGCATAAAGTGTGAATCGAATTCGGCCACGCACTCGCGCCTGCAAAGCATCGTAAACTCGCTGTTTCCTCGCGGCTCTAAGGCGGTGGTGCCGCGAGACACACCGCTGAATATATTTGTGAAAATCATCCAATTTATCGCACAGGAACGGCTCGACTTTGCGATGCGCGAGATAGTGTTCGAGCTGCTGTGCGTGGGTCGTCCGATCAAGATCATTATGACGCCGGAGCGCATGAGCATCGGGCTGCGCGCGTTCATGGTAGTGGCGGACTCGCTGCAGCAGAAGGACGGTGAGCCGCCAATGCCCCGCACGGTTGGTGTGCTACCGTCCGGCAATACGCTACGCGTGAAGAAGACCTATCTGAACAAAATGCTTACCGAAGACACGGCGCGAAGCATCGGCATGTCCAACTACTTTCCGCACGTGCGGCGCGTGTTCGTTGACATCTTGCGAGCGCTCGACATCCATTGCGGGCGGCCactgatgatgacggtgatcCAGAATCAGAACAAGGAGTTTGACGAAATGCTGACCGGCGAACGGAAGCCTCGCATCGATCTGTTCCGCACGTGCATTGCGGCTGTGCCACGCCTTACGCCCGACAACATGACCGGTCACGAGCTGGTCGATATGCTGTCCCGTTTAACGATCCACATGGACGAGGAGCTACGCGGCTTGGCCCACCAGTCACTGCAAACGTTGGTGTGCGATTTTCCCGAGTGGCGCCAAGATGTGATCCAGGGATTTAGTCAGTTTTTGGCACGCGATGTAGTGGATACGTTTCCGCAGCTGTTGGACAACGGGTTGCGTATGCTGTACGCATTTTTAACCGTTTGGCGCAATTTGCTAGGCCCTGGCAGCAACagtaacagcaacaacaatacgCTCAACACGAAAGGAACCGGTGGAGCTGCTGTAGCTGCTTCGGGACAACCGGTGGGCGGTTTGGCCGGGGTGGGACGTGCAACGAATCAGCAAGATTTGGGACTGTTAAAACCAAACCTCCCACAAACAGGCGTGAACGCATCGCTCAACGCGGCTACCATAAATTCCAACTCCAGCGGTAGCTCGGGCATTTCTTCCATCACCCAAACGACGACCATTACAGCGGGAGCCATCGGGGGAGTTGGTACGAGTAGTAGCAGTGGTATGGGTGGTACTGCTGGCACTGGAGGCACGTCTGAATCGGcgacagccagcagcagccatgTACCCGGTGGAAAGAAGGGCCACGAGCTCCCGCTAGCGACGACTATGCACATGGTGGAAGGGCTAGCATTGGTGATGCTGTGCAACTGTCGTTCGCAACCACGCAAGTTTGCGGTCAGCATATTGAAGGAG GTGAAAGTATTGAAGAAACTGTTGGGCATTCCAGAAACAGAACCGGCCTTGATTGATGTCATCGATAAGTGCTGTCCCCAG GTTCTTGAGAAATGTTTGCACATGCTACCTCAGACTGATCGAACGGCAATGCTGAACGCAAACGTGATCGACCTGCAATGGATAGTGGACCGCAACAGTGGCGTGTGGACAACCGGACATGTTGAGGAATCGACCAAGGCGTCCACCTTGACCCTTTGCCTATCCCAGTCCGCCCTCGGCCAAGCGTACGATCCGtggagcgtgtgtttgttcggCTTCATGGAGCGGACGCGCGTTTTACAGCACTGCCCATCGGTAGTGGCGCAAGCCTGGCCTATATGCTATCAGCGAGTAACGAGCTTGTTCAACGTGATAGATCCAAC CCCAGTAAGTGACAATCGTGCCTCGTTACTGCGTAGCTCTGCTCCCACGAAGAAACCTCCCTCCGAGGCACAACGAGACTCGCTGGCACATCTGTGGAAGAATCAGGTAGCATTGGCAATGCGGCTTATTCCACAGATGCCTAGCGTTGCCGTGCGATGCGCTTCACCCGATCTCAGCCTAAG TCTGCATGATCAGTCGGATTCCCGCTCGTTGTCCGACTCGTTGGACAATATACCGTCATCCGTGTTTGGACCAGAAGGAATCGTGACACGCTTCACCCTACCTCTATCCTATGGTCGCAAAGATGCCAGACATAAGAGACAAGG CTCCTCTCCGGACTCGCTGTCGGCGGATCGTAGCGACAAGTCCAGCGGGACAACTGCCTCACCCGTGGCACTTTACAAGCTAGTGATACCGTTGCTACGCTGTGAAGTCGTCGATATACGAGATGCGGCCGTTAATGCACTGGGGATGATAAACCATGACGCGCTCAA GGACCTGATGGAAGAACTAGTCGTATACATCCGTGAAGCCATCGATCGCAAGCAAGAGAATATGAGGCGCCGCCGACGCCGCGATGCATTGCGGTTGCAACTGGTGCGCGTGCTTGAGAAGATTGCGGAGAATGGCACGTTCGGCATTAGCCAATTTGTGCTGGAACGCGAAACGATGTCACTGCATCCGACTTTTGTCGAGTACATCGACGGTGCCCGGCTGTACCTGGAGACGGAAACGGATGGCAAGGATAGCAGCAGCATGCGTGAGGTGAAGACGCACTTCTGCGACTTTATACGCAAGATGATAAAAAACTTTTCGCTCGAATCGTGCGGCACGCTGCTGTCCCGCGAGCTCAAACGGAACCTTGTCAATCTATTTGTCGGGTGGAGCGGTACTGCATATGCGCTTCCATTTGCCCATGGACATCATGGTTCTTCGcaccatcacggcagccatcATGGTGTTGGCGGTGGCGGTAGCGGAGGTGGCAGCATTGGCGGAATCGGCAGTGGAGTTAGTGGCATCGGAAGTGGCACTATCGGTGCGAGTGTGTGGGGCAGTTCGTCCACCACAAGCGGTATCGGTTCGGCGGGCAATACGTCCGCCGGCACTATTGCAGCGGAAGAGGAAAAATTGCAATTTAGCGCATTACAG GCAATGTCAGCTGTTCTATGCTGTGGTCCGTGTTTCGATCCTGGTCATTTGGCGGAAGATGGTGCAATTTACAGTTGGTTGGACATGCTAATGACTTCCAAAGACGAAAAG ATTTATGAGTTGGCCAAGGAGACGGTCGTATTACTGCTTGAATCCAATCCCGATATAGGACAGCTTCTCGAATGGGTCATCGATCGCTGCTATACGGCTTCTCCGCGTGAAGCAGATGCTTGTTTCTTGGCATTGGCTGTTATCTTCAGTGCAAG AGAATATCCCTGCGACCACTACACATCTGTGATCAACGTAACGCTGCTGATGACCGGCTGTCCTAGAGTGGAGGTACACTCGACGGCTCTGCAGCTATTGCAGATATTGGATAAACGTTTCTTCGGTAATGTTGGACCCTTACACAACGAGAGTGACCGAG AACCAGATAAAATTGGAACATTGGATGCGGTACTGAGCGGAGCGTACTGTCGTTCCCAGATGTATCTGTCCCGTCAGATAGCGCGCCTCCGTCCCGAACTAACCATGTCGATGTTTTCTG AGATAACGTATCGATTTCAAACAGCAAGAGCTGAGGCACGAGCATTACTATTACAGTGCTTGTTACCATGGTTGGAAAATGTGGAACTTGTGGCATCAAGCGTTCCGCCAGCAACTCCACTATCCTACATTATG TACTATCCCGATTCCGGTACTAGGGGTCGCCGTGAAGGGTCTGGCTCGACTGAGGCAACAGAAATGATTCTGAACAACCTCTTTTACATTACAGCTAAG tttgctgATTCACATCCGTACATCGAAGAGCTATGGGGTACTTTGTGTCAATTTTGGCCCAACAACCTTAAGGTCATACTGCGCTACTTGCTCATCATATCTGGAATGGCGCCAAACGAGCTGCTGGCCAAT gCGAAACGGGTTGCATTATATTTGGCGCGTTCATGCACCAACAGGCTGCTGGACGAGCTGATGAGCGAACTGCAAACGGTGGAAACCCTGAACTGTTTAATTGAGCGCACGGAAACGCCTCCGTTTTACCGCTTAACGAGCATGAGAAAAGCATCCAGCCACTCAGATG GTCCTGCATCCGGCAACAATGATCCGAAGGTGCAGGATGTGGACGTGGAAAAGGGAACTATCCACACGAAGCGTCACAGCGGAGAAGATCCAATAAAATCAGG CACGTGCAAATCGGACAGTGCACTGCGGACGTTCGCCAACGCTTACCGTCCGCCCCGTGGCAGCGATAAGATACGCACTGCATCCGGACCGTGCGTGCTGCCCCGGCACGAGGacgtaatgatgatgatgaacgaaCCGGAAATGAACCAGGAGGATAATTTCGTGCAAATACGCACCGAACAACCGACCGCGCCCCATCCGCTTCCGATGCCCGAGTACGGCGGATACTTTGCCCCGCTTACCGAGTTTTTGCCGGACACGAACATTCCCATCAGCGGTTTCCATCGATGCAATGTGGCGGTCATGCTGTTGACGGATATCGTTGTCGACGGCATTCCCGGCCTGGACTGGACGCTGCACGTTCCGCTGATGCTGCACATTCTGTTTCTCGGGCTGGATCATACGCGCCGAATCGTGCGGGATCATTGCAAGAAACTGTTGTTGAACTTGCTG ATTGTGCTGGCAGAGCATAACGACCATCTGACGGTGGCAAAGATACTGTTGAACAGTGATACATCCAAGCTGCGGTTGGGTATCGTTGTACCGTCGCTTCCTGTAATCGATCACAACTTCACCGAACCCGACCAAGAGTTTGACAGCTATTTGTTCGGATTAAATGGTGGAACTGGGCAGCAGTCGATTCTATCGCCCGcctccaaccaaccaaacgagGAAACGCCCGCTGTGCCGATGATCGTGACGGAGGAGAATGCGCCACCCCAGCCGGGACCCACCATGCCCACGGCGCACGTCATCAAGAGTTTGATCAAGTTCCTGTCGAATGAGAGCAGCCAACAGCAGCCGCTGTGGAACTACGAGGACATAACGGCGAAAGTTTGGAGCATAAAGTCGGCGGATCAGTTGCAGTGCTTCCTGCGACATATCGTGAAGGCGTTCACGGACAGCTATCCCCACGCCCGAATCCCGGAGCGCTGGGCACAGACCGCACTGCAGCTTGGGCTTAGCTGCTCGTCGCGCCACTATGCTGGGCGCAGTCTGCAAGTGTTCCGCTCGCTTAATGTACCAATCAATTCGCGCATGCTGTCTGACATTCTGTCGCGGTTGATCGAAACCGTAGCCGAGCAGGGTGAAGACATGCAGGGCTACGTAACGGAGCTGCTGCTAACGCTGGAAGCTGCCGTTGACAGCCTCGATTCCGACTTCCGGCCATTGGATGTGATGAAGGACATCTTCAAAAGCACACCGAATCTGAACAATAAGGAAGGCGTGATATCGGGCATGTACAGTGGCAGCAAGCGCTCTGGTGACGGTGGCATCGCTGGTGGATCACCTGGACAAAGTTTGCACAATGCGACGAGTGGCGGCCACACGCGCAGCACCAGCTACTCCATCTCGTACTGTTCGCGAAAGGCAGCGAACTCTCCGATCGACAAGCAGATTGAGTTGCGGAATAGAAATGCAGCGCTCGAAATTGAACGGAACGCGGCCAAGTTCGGAGCTGGACAAGCGTCCCTGTCGCGGTCGCGCAGTGCTCAAAGTCTTAAGCTGCTGGGCGATACGGCCACGCAGGATGATAAGATGACGATATTGGCCCAGCTGTTTTGGTTGGCCGTGTCGCTGCTGGAGAGTGATTATGAGCACGAATTTCTGCTAGCGCTACGGTTGCTGACGCGCGTTCTGCATCGGTTGCCACTGGATAGACCCGACGCCCGGGACAAGGTTGAAAAGCTTCAGCAGCAACTGAAGTGGTCGACGTATCCGGGGGTGCACGCACTACTGCTGAAAGGCTGCACACATTCCGGTACGTACGAGGCCTCGATAGCGCTGCTTTCGCAGCTGACGCCCCTGCTAAATCTGCCCGTGTGTGACCCGACGCAAAGCTGTGCCTTCCCAATGAACGTGATTGCGCTGCTGCCGTACATGCTGCTACACTACGAAGATGCTAACGAGATTTGCATCCGGAGCGCGGAAAACATTGCCCAGGTCGCGTCCGAAATGGGGCTAAAGCTGGAGAATCTGGGCACCGTCATGACGCTGTACAGCAGAAAGACGTTCAGCAAGGAGTCGTTCCAGTGGACCAAGTGTGTGGTGAAGTATCTGTACGATACGTACGCCCACATGGGTCTGCACATGCTGGCGTTCCTAACGGAGGTGCTGGAGAAGGGTTGGGTGCAGGTGCAGCTGCAGGTGCTGAGTGTGATTCACTGCATGCTGCACTATGTGGATCTGTCCGCCGTCACTGTGCAACCGATCGCTGGCGATATGCTGAGGATTATATCAAAGTATTTGGAT AGCCCCAATTGGAAGGAAGCGCTGAAGATACTGAAGTTCGTGGTGACGCGCAGCTCAAGCCTGCAAGTTGTTCCGCAATCGTccgaaggtggtggtggtggtggtggtggtggttcatcGTTTGCAAATCTGCACGGCAGTTTTAGCGATTCGGAGGTATTCTGTAAGAAGGAGCTGGCCGGGCGCACAATGGAATTTTCGTTCGATGTGTCGCAAACACCTCTGATAGGGCGTAAGTTGCTGCTCAAATCCGATAACGAAACAGGCGCTGCTATTGGCGGTGGTGCCCAGATGGGTGGTAAAGCTTTCAATGGCTCGAGCAATGTGACCGGATCTGGTGCGCACTATGGGCATGCTGGAACACCGAACTCGCCACGCCGAAGTGCCAGTCTATCGCCGGCAGATACTGCACCACTAAGCGGCTGGAAACGGCCATGGATGTCACAG GGACGTGTACGCGAGGGTTTGGTAAATCTGCTGACAACTTGCGGCCAGCGCGTCGGTCTGCCCAAGAGTCCTTCG GATGATATCATAAGCTCATTGTACTCCAAG GTTATTTTCAGTCAATCGTCCGATCTGCTCGAACGCCAATCGTCCGCTGCATCCAGTACGGACGAAACGTCGGGCGCCCAGCAGGACTTGAGCGGTGGTTCGAAACGCGACGACGGTGCACCGGACTTTGGTGTGTTCAAGGACTTTGACTTCCTGGAGTACGAGAGCGAAAGCATCGAAGGCGAATCGACGGACAACTTCAACTGGGGCGTGCGTCGTCGTCCACTGTCCGAGGGTGAAAACGAGCCCCATTCACTGTCCGCCGGCGGTGCACGGACATCGCACTCGTCGAACATTGACGAGAGCCTGAGCGAGAAAACGCCCATATTTAACCGCAGAAAGCGGCCCAATGCGGACGACTCGTCGGACGAGGAGGTGGAATCGGAATCACCGCTGGACGAAGAACCACGGCCAATCTTCTCCAAAGCCGCCTACCTGAGCGGACCGCCGACGAGCTTGAGCTTGCGAGAAAGACGCCACCGGCGAGATTCAGTGTCACGTAGCGACACGAGTGGATCTAGCGCCGGTGATCTCGGCGACATCACACCGTGCAATGCGTCTCCCCATCTGCCCGGAATGCATCCATTCCGCACCGGTCCGATACGGGATGAGAGTGTCGATGTGTGGCGACGCAACCTGGTGGCACTCCTCGTAAACCAACCGTCGTCGCATGCACCCGACTTGCTTAATCAAATGTTCCGACTGATGAAGGAACTGACGGTGCGTTCTATCGCGATTTCGAAGGAGTGTATGCGATACTTCACTGGCTGTGGAGTACAGCTAGGGCATCGTATTTCGGTACTGTCGGACCTGCTGGTCACGCGCGGCGATCCACCGAAAATCTGGTACCATCAAAGCCTGGCGACGACACCCCGGCTCTTTGAGAACCTGCGGTACGGTGTGCTGGAGGTACAGGAGCATCTCGAGACGTTTTTCGATCGAAAGGAAACCGTGCTGGATAGTCTGGACGAGGTGAAAGCGTCCTGCAAGTTGGCGCTCTTCACGTCGGACATCGATTCAGCAAACGAAGGGACCGGAGGCTCGAGCGCAGTCGTGTCCCTTTCCACCTCAACGGATCCTGCTACGgccgagctgctgctggacctGGGACGTGGGCTGTACAAGCTGATGTttcagttgctgctgctaattGAGTCTGACCATAAAATAGCCATTAGCGTAGTGCAGAATCTGCGACAGAACGAACAAATGCAAGACCTTTCCAACCTGTACATGTCCGTCCGGGGCGCCCTGCTGCGCTGCATTGACGATGCGGAGATGGAATCGTTGGACACGTCGACGTCAACCGAAGGCGAAAACACACCGACCCCATCGCCGGGCCTACCGATGAACAACAGCGAGTTCGAGAACATACTGGTCGAGCTGATCGACAACCAGCG GTGGTCGGCGGCAATAAATCACGTTAAACAGCACAAACAAATGTCTAACCACTCTGCATCGAATTACAATCTTCCCGGTGTTACGACGggcagtggtggtggcgtcggcggcggcggtggcagtgGCGGTATCGTGTTCACCTCGGGCGGCAATAGCAATACCGCCGGCGTGTCTGCCTGCGGTGGAGGTGACGGCCTGTTCAGCAATCTTGGCACGGAATTTAAAACCATCGATGATTTATCGCTCATATTGAACGTTTACGCCCACCGGCTCACGAAGGATAGAAACG ATGTGTTCATCGTGTCGCGTTCGGAGTTTGAGCTGAGCGAAATCTATCAAATTCTCATGGAAAACCTGCTGCACGTTTCGTCTGCCCTGTCCAACATGGAAATCAGCATGAAAGCCAACACAAGCTCCAGCTCCTCCACGGTGACAACGATGACGACAATCCCCGCCGTAATCGGCACCGGTGGCGGCAGCGGTGGATCAGGGTCCAGCATCCAGCCGGGAATGCCGGGCGTGCCCGGCAATGGGCACCCGACATCTCAGGGCAACTCAGGTACGGGGTCGTTGATCAGCTCGACGCAAGGCGCAAGCCTACCTCCGCCACCGCCCGTACTGGCCCCAACAAACCCATTCAAAGATACCGTTGACATCATCACGACACTGTAA